The stretch of DNA GTGGGAGCGCTGGCCTATCTCCTGCTCGCGTTCGCCACCACCCTCCTCCCGGTGCCCCGACTGGGGATCACGAAGGCCGTGGTGGCGGCGGAGCACTTGCCGGGGACCGGTCTCTGGGTCGACGAGCCTCAACGGGTCATCGCGTTCGGATTCCTGTACTTCACCGTTGTGGCACTTTGGGAGCTGGGTGCCCACGCGTGGGTATCGAGAGGGAGAGCCGGAAGCGGAGCATCGATGGCGGCGTAAAGTCCATGTCTGCTTCCCTGAATTGCCCCGAGCCGCCCTCCGGGGCCCATAGGATACCTGGCGCGACCGCCGGCAGTCGAGTAACATCATCGAGCGGCGATGGACGAGCATCGGATCCGGTACTTGAGCCGGCGGGACGTCGAGGAGCTCGACCTCGGCATGCCGGCCGTGGTGGACGCGGTCGAGCAGGCGTTCCGGGAGAAGGGCCGGGGGCGCGCCGTCATGCCAGCCAAGCACTGGCTGGCGCCGAGCGAGCGGCGGTTCTACAGCGCGATGACGAGCGTGGTGCCCGAAGCCCGGGCCGCCGGCTGCAAGTGGCAGAGCGGCTCGTCGGACAACGCGGCCCGCGGCCTGCCGTACATCACCGGCCTCCTGATCCTGAACGACAGCGAGACCGGCTTGCCGCTCGCCGTCATGGACTCGACCTGGATCACCGCCATGCGGACAGGGGCGGCGACGGCCGTGACCGCGCGCTACCTGGCCCGGCCCGGGATCGAGAGCTTCGCCATGCTGGGCTGCGGGGTCCAGGGGCGGCGGCACGTGGAGGCGCTCCGCGTGGTCTTTCCCGGGCTCCGGCGGGTCCACGCGTATGACATCGACCCCGACGCGCTCCACCGCTACGCGCGCGAGGTGGGCGAGCGCCACGGCCTCGAGGTCATCGCCTGTCCGAGCGCCCGGGAGGCGGTGCGCGGGGCCCCCCTGGTGGTGACCGCCGGGCCGATCGAGCCGAATCGGCCCCGCACGATCGACGCCGACTGGCTCGAGCCGGGGATGCTCGGCGTGGGCATCGACTACGACTGTTACTGGCGGCCGGCGGCCCTCCGGGCGGCCGACAAGCTCTACGCCGACGACCGGACCCAGCTGGAGCACCTGCGCGAGTCGGGCTACTTCCGCGACAGTCCGCCGCTCACCGCCGAGATCGGCGACGTCGTGGCCGGGAAGGCCCCGGGGCGCGAGCGCGCCGACGAGGTCATCATCGCCATGACCATGGGCATCTCGGTGGAGGATGTCACCACCGCCCGCCGGGTCTACGACCTGGCCGTCACCCGCGGCCGCGGCACCCTGCTCCCGCTCTAGCTGTGTCTTCCCCGCCGACCGCGCCGCCGTTCGGGCCGATCGCCGGCCTTCGCGTCCTCGACCTCGGCAACATGATCGCCGGGCCCA from Candidatus Methylomirabilota bacterium encodes:
- a CDS encoding ornithine cyclodeaminase family protein, whose protein sequence is MDEHRIRYLSRRDVEELDLGMPAVVDAVEQAFREKGRGRAVMPAKHWLAPSERRFYSAMTSVVPEARAAGCKWQSGSSDNAARGLPYITGLLILNDSETGLPLAVMDSTWITAMRTGAATAVTARYLARPGIESFAMLGCGVQGRRHVEALRVVFPGLRRVHAYDIDPDALHRYAREVGERHGLEVIACPSAREAVRGAPLVVTAGPIEPNRPRTIDADWLEPGMLGVGIDYDCYWRPAALRAADKLYADDRTQLEHLRESGYFRDSPPLTAEIGDVVAGKAPGRERADEVIIAMTMGISVEDVTTARRVYDLAVTRGRGTLLPL